Part of the Mauremys reevesii isolate NIE-2019 linkage group 4, ASM1616193v1, whole genome shotgun sequence genome is shown below.
cggagggcagggcagggcagggggtacatgcgggctggaatgaggatgacttactggagcctggagacccctcatcgggggactcccttcctagcaataacagaaggacagcgggatgacaaagatgtctctgagcctggggtccaagccaaggggagctcccatccaggctgtgtgccaggaccccgtcaccctccctgttcatttcacactctcagaccccccggccggaggggagaataaagggcagaagcgaaggtgcccctgggggaaaggctctaggccgggacccagtccacttcccagatctacacccaggattgtgtgaccaggcccacagcccttcctctgcatctcagttcccacctgccagatggggaggctgctcccctgccccagggtgttcggggggagtttccttcctggctgggaagggctcagataccgggtgggtggattgggccctggctgggggatggtcggatgggcacagggtgttactagtccccaccgccccagtcctcctccctttcccctgggtctcccctcacctccaaagacgGAGCCTTGAAACacagggctcccagaccccacggaggagctgctggccctgcagGAGAATACGGAGCTGGTGGtgtcactgaactcctgctctgggctgggaggaggcgccacaagtgccaggctggggctggcgggaggcttctgggtcgccaggctggggctggcgggaggcttctgaggcgTGATGGGGGacgaatcctcctcctcctcctcttcttcctcctcctcctcaccccaccacacCTGGGCACTGGGagtgtctgcaccagggagggaaggagaaagtttaatcccttctgctgctggggggatgcagtggacagagaaggctccatgtttcccctttctctgtaaggagccccatggcagccagggccccaccctgcccctcccagagacgccctcagccccatcagcctcagggccccgtggcagtcagccccccaccccaacatgatcaggggaggccagagctccccgactccgcccagcatcccctgccttggggcgtggctgtgccacccccactggtgtcagtggggctCATGTGGGTCAGTCCCGGCGCCTTGGCGAGCCCATGGGCAtagggtgttactagtcccccaccgccccagtcctcctccctttctcctgggtctcccctcacctccaaagagggagcctcgaaacacagggctcccagaccccacggaggagctgctggacccgcaggagaatacggagctggtgctgtcactgaactcctgctctggcctgggaggaggcgccacaagtgccaggctggggctggcgggaggcttctgagtcgccacgctggggccggcgggaggcttctgagtcgccaggctggggccggcgggaggcttctgagtcaccaggctggggccggcgggaggcttctgagtcgccaggctggggctgacgggaggctcctccagggccaggctggggccggcgggaggcttctgagtcgccaggctggggctggcgggaggcttctgagtcgccaggctgggactGGCGGGCTGCTTCTgagtggccaggctggggccggcgggaggcttctgagtcgccaggctggggctggcgggaggcttctgagtcgccaggctgggactGGCGGGCTGCTTCTgagtggccaggctggggccggcgggaggcttctgagtcgccaggctggggctggcgggaggcttctgaggcgTGATGGGGGacgaatcctcctcctcctcctcctcttcttcctcctcctcctcaccccaccacacctgggcgctgggggtgtctgcaccagggagggaaggagaaagtttaatcccttctgctgctggggggatgcagtggacagagaaggctccatgtttctcctttctctgtaaggagccccatggcagccagggccccaccctgcccctcccagagacgccctcagccccatcagcctcagggccccgtggcagtcagccccccaccccaacatgatcaggggaggccggagctccccgactccgcccagcatcccctgccttggggcgtggctgtgccacccccactggtgtcagtggggctCATGTGGGTCAGTCCCAGCGCCTTGGCGAGcccatgggcacagggtgttactagtgccccaccgccccagtcctcctccctttctcctgggtctcccctcacctccaaagacgGAGCCTCGAAACacagggctcccagaccccacggaggagctgctggacccgcaggagaatacggagctggtgctgtcactgaactcctgctctggcctgggaggaggcgccacaagtgccaggctggggctggcgggaggcttctgagtcgccaggctggggccggcgggaggctcctccggggccaggctggggccggcgggaggcttctgagtcgccaggctggggctggcgggaggcttctgagtcgccaggctggggccggcggg
Proteins encoded:
- the LOC120403998 gene encoding IQ motif and SEC7 domain-containing protein 3-like, with protein sequence MEVAPEEEEEEDSSPITPQKPPASPSLATQKPPASPSLALVAPPPSPEQEFSDTTSSVFSCRASSSSVGSGSPVFQGSVFGASLQVLQPPAPALPPPPRALPRHRQFRPPGFDLRRRYGLWLRMCLHIVNTWLQ